From a region of the Leishmania major strain Friedlin complete genome, chromosome 4 genome:
- a CDS encoding putative pteridine transporter (truncated), translating into MSRNISVAVYGVIMTAGVIALTVLNIMGTTYQLLYGCVSISVILCATGFLCIPMTIMKANFFGWCQQVCYILISGGTDNFCMSDASCLPDGPHFSQTFYNTVGAVIGNAAGVLGVYLFARVFSKQSYRVTLICTTLVQILASIFDIIIVERWNLYIGIPDHAMYIMGDAIVYEVCKMLNFMPLNMLISRLCPKGCESTMFAILASFSNMGASTSSTIGAILMETVWPLSSSLPCDFSNLRWLHISGHFITPLIAIPLASVRIPGTSIRSSLASKERTPLLSTRGRLRMERGLRLERTRIPS; encoded by the coding sequence ATGTCTCGCAACATCTCTGTTGCCGTCTACGGTGTCATCATGACGGCTGGCGTCATTGCGCTGACCGTGCTCAACATCATGGGTACAACCTACCAGCTGCTCTACGGCTGCGTCAGCATCTCGGTTATCCTGTGCGCGACCGGCTTCCTCTGCATCCCTATGACGATCATGAAGGCCAACTTCTTCGGGTGGTGCCAGCAGGTGTGCTACATCCTCATCTCTGGCGGGACGGACAACTTCTGCATGTCGGATGCCAGCTGTCTGCCGGACGGGCCACACTTCTCTCAGACATTCTACAacaccgtcggcgccgtcatTGGCAACGCTGCCGGCGTGCTTGGTGTGTACCTGTTCGCGCGCGTCTTCTCGAAGCAGAGCTACCGCGTCACGCTAATCTGCACCACTCTTGTCCAGATTCTTGCAAGCATCTTTGACATCATCATTGTCGAGCGATGGAACTTGTACATCGGCATCCCGGACCACGCCATGTACATCATGGGTGATGCTATCGTGTACGAGGTGTGCAAGATGCTGAACTTCATGCCACTGAACATGCTCATCTCGCGCCTCTGTCCGAAGGGGTGTGAGAGCACGATGTTTGCAATTTTGGCGAGCTTCAGCAACATGGGTGCATCGACGTCGTCCACGATTGGCGCGATTCTGATGGAAACGGTGTGgcctctctcctccagcCTGCCGTGCGACTTCAGCAACCTGCGCTGGCTGCACATCTCCGGCCACTTCATCACACCGCTCATCGCCATTCCACTAGCGTCTGTGCGCATCCCAGGCACCAGCATTCGCAGCTCCCTGGCCTCGAAGGAGAGGACACCTCTATTGTCTACAAGGGGCCGATTACGAATGGAAAGGGGCTTGCGTCTGGAAAGGACAAGGATCCCGTCCTGA
- a CDS encoding putative cAMP-specific phosphodiesterase, which yields MCPFDVLASVKDDPSLSPQLREKIGGALTRLREICKTADQPSVAKALPRSCAHNYFKEMISGHAPLRFSCHSSESTHTRVKHFDIASSRLPGPIVMSSSKTLMQRTTPALQSPKEIFAELNVIAFQTLRYIDEVEQIEFDVTNVREHDGSIMEDKERLFLSVCCSVFANFSFFASLHINAEKFLHFLRKLFTCYPLDNSYHNATHAADALQMMSLFFREPTVNFLFSDEEIAICFLAVLAVDVAHPGASDTLLVALDHPLASVFGDVAITEHASLLVLTSLLVLEDNFFFSTPDMAVSVDSAHLLKEALYDVVLNAALRSRPSLMSALRDIETSGRITDADAPKLMAALLVMACNSFAFRSQAQCCRMGAWFLSELHREECEMERHGIRVTLPHVAGADCAAVLSDYINVVVKPVTAATLALVPRDLQDRLEWNADLVDAAASTGGRACKVVVENSLVQWMTSSLSVMEILKKVATHASSVDRKASKCAILNASPSRSQGTAPDMMRADSLSSNSSTSGSMSAAKRDEATSNCPQLSFTSEPCSAAGSPTARPGRSEHYFSFLRLYDKCERAGESAKNFVGQLIFLALQLDPRYIAAYARKEYGDDCCGAECAEMGLLISKMEEAPSTAEVIASRPPGGSFSNRVADEIDHTDSFVLLLMDMYCSREAALAEMESVVLVSDKAKTPPPAEPAAPKAVPQFQQNSPIRMPVNTESKNTGPRLRLVP from the coding sequence ATGTGTCCTTTCGATGTTCTGGCATCAGTGAAGGATGATCCATCGCTGtcaccgcagctgcgggagaAGATTGGTGGTGCACTCACGCGGCTGCGTGAAATTTGTAAGACGGCGGACCAGCCGAGCGTGGCAAAGGCGCTACCGAGAAGCTGCGCGCATAACTACTTTAAAGAGATGATTAGCGGGCACGCGCCGCTTCGGTTCTCTTGCCACAGCAGCGAGTCGACGCATACGCGTGTCAAGCACTTTGacatcgcctcctcgcgaCTGCCAGGGCCCATTGTGATGTCCTCTAGCAAGACCCTCATGCAGCGCACCACGCCTGCCCTCCAGAGTCCGAAGGAAATATTTGCAGAGCTCAACGTCATCGCCTTTCAGACACTTCGATACATTGATGAGGTGGAGCAGATCGAATTTGACGTCACCAACGTCCGTGAGCACGACGGCAGCATTATGGAGGACAAGGAGCGCCTGTTCCTCTCCGTCTGCTGCAGTGTGTTCGCAAACTtttccttcttcgcctcgctACACATCAACGCGGAGAAGTTCTTGCATTTTCTCCGCAAGCTTTTCACGTGCTACCCCCTCGACAACAGCTACCACAACGCCACGCATGCGGCGGATGCGCTTCAGATGATGTCGCTCTTTTTCAGAGAGCCCACGGTAAACTTCCTCTTCTCCGACGAAGAGATAGCAATTTGTTTTCTAGCGGTGCTAGCCGTCGATGTCGCGCATCCTGGCGCGTCCGACACACTCCTGGTCGCCCTGGACCACCCCTTAGCGTCCGTGTTCGGCGACGTCGCCATCACCGAGCACGCGTCTCTACTGGTTTTGACGAGCCTGCTCGTACTGGAGGACAATTTCTTCTTCTCAACGCCCGACATGGCCGTCTCGGTGGACAGTGCCCATCTTCTGAAGGAGGCACTGTACGACGTGGTGCTGAATGCAGCACTGCGTAGCCGGCCCTCCCTAATGTCTGCCTTGCGCGACATCGAGACGAGCGGTCGCATAACCGACGCCGATGCCCCAAAGCTGATGGCGGCTCTGCTGGTGATGGCGTGCAACAGCTTTGCATTTCGCTCGCAGGCGCAGTGCTGCCGAATGGGTGCGTGGTTTCTCTCGGAGCTCCACCGGGAGGAGTGCGAGATGGAGCGGCACGGCATTCGTGTTACTCTGCCCCACGTTGCGGGGGCCGACTGCGCCGCAGTGCTGTCAGACTACATAAACGTTGTCGTAAAgccggtgacggcggctACCCTTGCCCTCGTTCCTAGGGATCTGCAGGACCGTTTGGAGTGGAACGCTGACCTTGTGGACGCGGCAGCTAGCACGGGGGGTCGTGCTTGCAAGGTTGTCGTGGAGAACTCCCTTGTGCAGTGGATGACGAGTTCGTTGTCTGTGATGGAGATACTGAAGAAAGTagccacacacgcaagcagcgTGGACCGGAAAGCCTCCAAGTGCGCTATTCTCAATGCCTCTCCGTCGCGCTCCCAGGGAACGGCTCCAGACATGATGCGGGCCGACTCACTTAGTAGCAACAGCTCCACGTCAGGCTCTATGAGTGCCGCGAAGCGAGACGAAGCCACGAGTAATTGCCCGCAGCTCTCGTTCACGTCGGAACCGTGCTCCGCAGCTGGGAGTCCGACAGCGCGTCCCGGTCGGTCGGAGCACTACTTCTCCTTTCTGCGCCTCTACGACAAGTGCGAGCGCGCGGGAGAATCAGCAAAAAACTTTGTGGGGCAGCTTATCTTTCTTGCGCTACAGCTTGATCCCCGCTACATCGCTGCCTATGCGCGGAAGGAGTACGGAGATGACTGCTGTGGTGCCGAATGCGCTGAAATGGGGCTCTTGATTAGCAAAATGGAGGAGGCACCTTCCACAGCCGAGGTGATCGCCAGTCGCCCTCCTGGTGGATCCTTCTCGAATCGCGTTGCGGACGAGATCGACCACACGGACAGTTTCGTTTTGCTCTTGATGGACATGTACTGCTCCCGTGAGGCGGCTCTAGCGGAGATGGAGTCTGTGGTGCTGGTAAGCGACAAGGCGaagacaccgccgccggcagagCCCGCAGCTCCCAAGGCCGTGCCACAGTTTCAGCAGAACTCGCCCATTAGGATGCCGGTCAACACGGAGAGCAAAAACACAGGCCCTAGGCTGCGATTAGTGCCATAG
- a CDS encoding calcium-translocating P-type ATPase produces the protein MAKLVLPDDPASMDGHLICSLLEVKEARGLAQDEVDKRLHEFGKNELSTGPSTPFWKLVVGQFEDTLVRILLLAAFVSFCLAVLESNMMDLVEPFIILLILTLNAIVGVWQEDRAEKAIDALKDFVPETAVVVREGMTQRILAENLVPGDIVEIAVGDRVAADVRLLTLESTTLRVDQSILNGESVEAMKQVESVRVKRERFPSSMVYRGTAVVYGKARGVVVRTGKSTEMGFIERDVREQEETKTPLQLKLDEFGVLLSTVIGFICLFVFVVNLLHWFRTHPAATEESWFERYIEPTVHSLKVAVALAVAAIPEGLPAVVTTCLALGSRKMARQNALVRDLPSVETLGRCTVICSDKTGTLTTNMMSVSEVVTMEVSGKAHKYSIHDSRFNVVAAAVSHNGTPAGEALGNDAALDMVATIATLCSDASLVCGTRSAEVEKVGDATEAALLVMSEKLYHSAARNGVDGAHLPVDRCRSLKRQLWLKKATLEFTRSRKSMSVCCTSTEDARIHSLFVKGAPEEILKRCTRIMFKDGHISPLTPKMVNTVTANIDRMSGAEEALRCIAFAFRPLPDPKQLDLSDPAKFEAIESDLTFIGVCGMLDPPRREVADAIAKCRTAGIRVIVITGDKKETAEAVCRRIGLMPYEPTTGLSFTGYELDQMTPAQRRAAVSSAVLFSRTDPSHKMQLVNLLQEQKLICAMTGDGVNDSPALKKADIGIAMGSGTEVAKAASKMVLADDNFATVVKAVREGRTIFNNTKQFIRYLISSNIGEVACVLATGLFGLPEALSPIQLLWVNLVTDGLPATALGFNAADPDIMEQAPRRGDEPIVDGWLFFRYMIVGIYVGLATVAGFVWWFLTNGFTLADLASFTTCTDMSNSKCAELANPQTARAIALSILVVVEMLNALNALSENQSLVVIRPSTNKWLIAAICSSIALHLTIMYIPFFSRLFGVTSLGVDADVVATANPWDVLLPTDFTDWRTVLVLSIPVIFLDELLKLFSRCSNHHRENYSAEWVVGGMSRM, from the coding sequence ATGGCTAAACTAGTGCTGCCGGACGATCCGGCCTCGATGGACGGTCACCTAATTTGCTCATTGCTAGAGGTGAAAGAGGCCCGTGGTCTTGCTCAGGATGAAGTCGACAAGCGCCTTCATGAATTTGGCAAAAATGAGCTTTCCACAGGGCCCTCAACGCCCTTCTGGAAGCTAGTTGTTGGTCAATTCGAGGACACGCTTGTGCGCATTTTGCTCCTGGCGGCGTTTGTAAGTTTCTGTTTGGCAGTTCTAGAAAGCAACATGATGGACCTCGTGGAGCCGTTTATTATTTTGCTGATTTTGACGCTGAATGCTATTGTTGGTGTTTGGCAAGAAGACCGAGCGGAAAAAGCAATTGACGCCTTGAAAGACTTTGTTCCTGAAACagctgttgttgttcgtgAGGGCATGACGCAGAGGATCCTGGCAGAAAACCTTGTTCCTGGAGATATTGTCGAGATCGCTGTAGGAGatcgcgtcgctgccgatgttCGGCTGCTAACGCTGGAAAGCACGACGCTGCGCGTTGATCAGTCGATTCTGAACGGCGAGTCGGTGGAAGCCATGAAGCAGGTGGAGTCGGTTCGCGTCAAGCGGGAGCGGTTTCCTTCGAGCATGGTTTACCGCGGTACTGCCGTTGTGTATGGCAAGGCTCGTGGCGTCGTCGTGCGCACTGGAAAGTCCACCGAGATGGGCTTTATCGAGCGTGACGTGCGTGAGCAGGAGGAAACGAaaacgccgctgcagctgaagCTGGACGAGTTCGGCGTTCTCCTGTCAACGGTAATTGGTTTTATTTGTCTTTTCGTGTTCGTGGTGAATCTCCTTCACTGGTTCAGAACCCACCCGGCGGCTACTGAGGAGTCCTGGTTTGAACGGTATATCGAGCCCACCGTTCATTCGCTGAAGGTGGCTGTGGCTTTAGCTGTCGCTGCTATCCCTGAGGGCCTACCAGCAGTGGTCACAACGTGTCTGGCGCTCGGTTCACGCAAGATGGCGCGACAGAACGCTCTTGTGCGCGATCTACCGAGCGTGGAAACGCTTGGTCGATGCACCGTAATCTGCTCCGACAAGACGGGAACGCTAACGACGAACATGATGTCCGTGTCGGAAGTGGTGACAATGGAAGTGTCCGGTAAAGCCCATAAGTACAGCATACATGACTCGAGGTTCAACGTCGTGGCGGCAGCCGTTTCGCACAACGGCACTCCAGCCGGTGAGGCGCTCGgcaacgacgccgcgctggacATGGTGGCCACGATTGCCACGTTgtgcagcgatgcatcgctaGTCTGCGGCACGCGCTCGGCGGAGGTGGAAAAGGTAGGGGACGCCACCGAGGCGGCTCTTCTGGTGATGAGTGAAAAGCTGTACCACAGTGCGGCACGGAATGGGGTGGACGGTGCGCATTTGCCGGTTGACCGATGCAGATCATTGAAAAGGCAGCTTTGGCTCAAGAAGGCGACGCTGGAGTTTACGCGCTCTCGCAAATCGATGAGTGTGTGTTGCACGTCGACCGAGGACGCACGCATTCACAGCCTCTTTGTGAAAGGGGCGCCGGAAGAGATTCTCAAGCGTTGCACTCGTATCATGTTTAAGGATGGTCACATTTCTCCTCTCACACCGAAAATGGTGAATACCGTGACGGCGAACATCGATCGTATGTCCGGCGCAGAGGAGGCCCTCCGCTGTATCGCTTTTGCCTTTCGCCCCCTTCCCGACCCGAAGCAACTGGATCTGTCCGATCCAGCCAAGTTTGAAGCCATCGAGAGCGACCTCACGTTTATCGGTGTCTGCGGCATGCTGGACCCTCCGCGGAGGGAGGTGGCAGATGCGATCGCCAAGTGTCGAACAGCGGGGATTCGCGTCATCGTCATCACCGGCGACAAGAAGGAGACAGCAGAGGCAGTGTGCCGCCGAATCGGACTCATGCCATATGAGCCGACAACGGGGTTGAGCTTCACCGGCTATGAGCTGGATCAGATGACCCCAGCACAAaggcgggcggcggtgagcaGTGCTGTGCTTTTCAGTCGCACCGACCCCTCCCATAAGATGCAGTTGGTGAATCTTCTGCAGGAGCAGAAGCTCATTTGCGCCATgaccggcgacggcgtgaaCGACTCGCCGGCGCTGAAGAAGGCCGATATCGGGATTGCCATGGGCTCCGGGACAGAggtggcgaaggcggcgagcaAGATGGTGCTGGCAGATGACAATTTCGCCACGGTCGTGAAGGCTGTGCGTGAGGGTCGTACCATTTTCAACAACACAAAGCAGTTCATCCGCTACCTCATTAGCAGCAACATTGGCGAGGTAGCCTGCGTTCTGGCTACGGGACTGTTTGGCCTACCAGAAGCACTCTCGCCGATTCAGCTCTTGTGGGTGAATCTCGTTACGGACGGGCTGCCGGCAACCGCGCTGGGGTTCAACGCTGCCGACCCAGACATCATGGAACAGGCACCGCGGCGAGGAGACGAGCCCATTGTTGACGGATGGCTTTTCTTTCGCTACATGATTGTCGGCATTTATGTTGGTCTGGCTACGGTCGCGGGGTTTGTCTGGTGGTTTCTGACGAACGGATTCACCTTGGCCGACCTCGCCTCATTCACCACGTGCACGGACATGAGCAATTCCAAGTGTGCAGAGCTGGCGAACCCGCAGACGGCGCGCGCCATCGCGTTGTCCATCCTGGTTGTCGTCGAGATGCTGAATGCGCTGAACGCGCTTAGCGAGAATCAGTCGCTTGTCGTGATCCGGCCTTCGACAAACAAGTGGCTCATTGCGGCCATTTGCTCTTCGATCGCGCTGCACCTCACGATCATGTACATTCCGTTCTTTTCGCGCCTGTTCGGCGTCACCTCACTCGGCGTGGATGCTGATGTCGTGGCGACCGCGAACCCGTGGGACGTGTTGCTGCCTACTGATTTCACGGACTGGAGAACAGTACTTGTGCTGAGCATCCCGGTTATTTTCCTCGACGAGCTGTTAAAGCTTTTTTCGAGGTGCAGCAATCACCACCGTGAAAACTATAGCGCAGAGTGGGTTGTTGGTGGGATGAGCCGTATGTAG